CCCTCGGTCCACACGTGGTTGGCGAGGGTGACCCGGACGGTTCCTGCTGCCTTGGCGTCGCTGCTGCCGCTGCCGCCACCGCAGGCAGTCAGCCCCAGCGACAGGGCCGCGGCAACGGCCGCATACTTCACAATTGAACGCCGCTTCATTACGACTCCTTTGGGTCTTAGGGCTGGCGAAAACGTCCAGCCGTCCGCAAATGCATCTTTACATCTGCTCTGGAAGAGAGCTTAGGTAAATAAAGCAGACTTAATCAACCCCTTGGAGGTTATCGGTATGATTTATTTATGAAACCTCCAAAGGCGGAGCCCTCTGCGGACCTGCACTCGGCGCTCGTGCAGAGCCTTGGCCTTGCAATCACAGACGGCACGCTCGCGGCACACACCATCCTGCGGCTCGACGAGCTGGAGTCGAAGCACAAGGTGTCCCGTTCAGTGGTCAGGGAAGCCACCCGTGTGCTCTGCTCCATGGGGATGCTCGAGTCCCGGAGGCGGCTCGGCACGGTGGTGCAGGCCGAGGACCACTGGAATCTCTTTGATCCCCAAGTGATCCGGTGGCGCCTGGCCTCCTCCGGCAGGCTCGAACAGCTGCGGGCACTGAACGAATTGCGGGGCGCCGTGGAGCCGCAGGCGGCCAGGCTCGCTGCCAGCCGTGTCACTCTCGATGCGGGAAGCGAGCTTGTCTCGCAGGCGGCGCGGCTGTGGGCCGCCGGCCAGCGCGGAGACCACGATGAGTTCCTGCGGTTGGACATCGAATTTCACGCCTCGATCCTCAAGGCCTCGGGTAACCCGATGTTTTCCCAGCTCCACAATCTGGTCAGGGAAGTCCTGACCGGGCGCACCGAGCATGGCCTGATGCCGCACCTTCCCCACCACGAAGCCCTGCAGCTGCATGTTGACGTTGCCAGCGCCATCCAGCGGGGCGAAGCGGCCGATGCCCATGCCGCCATGAGCAGGATCGTCGAACAGTCCACTGAGGAAATGGCTGACATTTGGTCAGAACACCAGGCTGGCGAGGCAAAGCGTCCGGGACCAGCCCCAGGGCCCGTCCGGTAGCGGACATTCCGGGACGCAGGCGCAGTAGCGCCCTCTCCGCGGTGACGGACAGCAATAGCAGGGAGGCCGACGCGCGGCTGTCTACTGCCGCCGTCGCACCCCCCTTTTCGGTGGTTCGGAATCGCCTAGCGGCCGCCCTCGAGCTTTCGGCCGCGCTGTTCCTGCGCCATTGGCCCATAGGGGTAAACGCCGACGCGCGGCTGGCTGGCCTCCGTCAGTTCCTGGATTTCCTCCTGCGTCAGCTTCAGATTCGCCGCCGCCAGGTTGTCCGCAAGCTGCTCCGTGGTCCGTGCTCCCAGTATCACGGACGTCACGGCCGGACGGTCCGCCAGCCAGGCCAGCGCCACCTGCGAAGGGCTCACGCCATGGCGCCCGGCGATTTCCTCCACTTCCTCGACGACCTCCCAGGTACGGGGATCGGCGTTCCGCGCCTTCCACGCCTCCATGCCGCGCTTGGGATTTTCGCCCAGACGGGTTGCTCCTACGGGCGGCTGGTCGCGCTTGTACTTGCCCGAGAGCCACCCCCCGCCCAGCGGTGACCACGGCAGCAGGCCTATCTTGGCATCCAGCGATGCCGGGACGATTTCCGATTCGATCTCCCGAACCAGCAGGCTGTACTGCGGCTGGAGGGTCACGGGCGCGCTCCAGCCGTGGGCTTTGGCGACGTGGACGGCTTTGGTCAGCTGCCAGCCCAGGAAGTTGGAGAAACCGTAGTAGGCGATCTTCCCGCTGCTCACGGCATTATGCAGGAACCGGAGCGTTTCCTCGAGCGGAGTGACGGGGTCCCACGCGTGCATCTGATAAAGGTCAACCTGCTCCACGCCCAGGCGGCGCAGCGAGTCATCCAGGGCGCGGGTCAGGTGCCGGCGCGAGGTCCCGACGTCGTTGGGAGCCTGGCCCATCGGGAAGCGGCCTTTGGTGGCGAGGACAGCCCGGTCCTTAACTTCCGGCCGTTTGGCCAGCCACCGGCCGATGATTTCCTCGGATGCCCCTGAGCTGTAGACATCGGCGGTGTCGATGAAGTTGCCGCCGGCGGCGAAGTAGTCATCCAGGATGGCGTGCGACGCCTCTTCGGTGGCCTCGGCCCCGAAAGTCATGGTGCCCAGTGCGTAGTTGGACACCACGGCCCCGCTGTTTCCCAGTGTGCGGTATTGCATACGTCTCCTCAGTCCTTCAGTCTTCGGTGGGCGTGGTGCGGTTGGAATGGTAATCCCGCCAGCTATGCTCCGGCGAGAACCCCAGGAGGCGCCGCGCCTTGTCGATGGAGAGCATGGTTTCATGCTCGCCGAGCTCCTTGGTCACGCGGACGTCCGGGAAGACCTCTGCGGCGAGGCCTGCACTGGACCGGCCCATCACCGTGTCCGCCGCGGCGATGATGAAGGCCTCGAACCCGGGCTTGCCGTTCTCCAGTGCACGCACCACTGCCTGCGCGCCGTCGCGGCCGTCGATGTAGCCCCAGAGGTTCCACTTCCGGAGCATCGCGTCAGCATCGAAGGACGGGAATTTCTCATAGTCTCCCGGATCCATGACATTGGAGAACCTCAGCCCGACGATGCTCAGCTCCGGGTCCCATCGCGTCAGCTGGATGGCCATCTGTTCTTCCAGGTGCTTCACCAGCGAGTACGTGCTTTCCGGCCGGGCCGGGTATTCCTCATCCACCGGGATGTAGGGAGGGTCGACGTCGAACGGCAGTCCCAGCACCGTCTCACTGGACGCGTACACAATTTTCCTGATCCCTGCCCTGCGGGCGGACTGGAAGATGTTGTAGGTGGACAGCATGTTGTTCTCGAACGTGGCGGCGTCGGGGATGATGCCGGGGGCGGGAATGGCGCCGAGGTGCACGATCGCGTCGAACCCGCTGTGCCGGTCATCCAGGCCGAGAATCACATCCAGCACCTGCCCGTAGTCGCGCAGGTCAACCACGGCCAGGGCGGCGCTCCGCTCCCCTGCACGGTCCAGGTTCAGCACCTCGTGGCCGTCCCCAGTAAGCCGGCGCAGCACGCTCCGGCCCAGCTTTCCGCTTCCGCCGGTAACTGCAATTCTCATCGGGACTCCTCAGGATTTGTTGGGCATGTGGCCGCTTCATTCCAGACTAGGGGCGCCGGACCGCGCCCGCAGCCTTTCTGGCAGGCCCTGTCAGTCCTAGGAACGGGCCTCCCCTGCGGCGTCCCGGGGCGGGGCATTGATTTCCCTGGGCGGGGCAGTGGATTCCCGGATGACCAGCCGGGTGGCCAGCTCCACCCGGCGCGAGTCCAGAACATCGCCACGCGCCTGCCGCAAGACAAAACGCAGGGCGGCACGCCCCATCTCCTGCAGCGGCTGCGACACCGAGGTCAGCGGAGGTACCGATTCCTCGGCCTGATAGGTTCCGTCGAAGCCCACCAGGCTCGTCCTCCGGTATGCGGAGGCCCTGCCGCCGTGCCTCGGCGAGGACACCCAGCGCCATGCTGTCACTCGCCGCGAAGATTGCGGTAGGCCGGCTCTCCAGCTTGAGCAGCGCCTTCATGCCGCGAACTCCGTGCTCTGGCCGGAAGATGCCAGGAATGATGTACTGCTTCCTCGACCGTCACCCCTTGCGCCATCAGCGCCGCCATATAGCCGTGCAGCCGCGCCTGGCTGCATTCAGCCGTTTCCGGCCCGCCCAGGTAGGCAATCCGGCGATGCCCCAGCTCAAGGAGGTGGGCGGTGGCAGCCTTGCCGCCGGCCCAGTTGCTGGCCCCGACGCTGACGACGTCCCCCCGGCGGCGGGTTGAGGGGATCGATCGCCACAACGGGAATGCGGCGCCGGTGCAAGGCGTCCATCTGGCGGCCCCAAAGGCGGAGGTCACCACGATCATGCCGCTGCGCCCTTCATCGAGCATCCGCTGCGCCCGCCTGGCGGACGTCCCCCACCCGACCCGGCGTCGGTGTGGCGCGCATGAATCGCCCGGATCCCCTGGACGAATTAGGTCCCGTTCATCATGCACGAGTTAGTTTGCTTTGGATACCAAATGGCTGGCTTGTGGTGTCACCGTCAGAATTGCGTGCTTCATTGTGTGCTCACAGAGCCCGCTGGTGCCAGCATTAAAATTCCAATCGCCGGGGATCGTTGACGCCGAGGGAGTTCCCAAAATGCGTCCTGTCGGGCTGACGGTCAGGGGCGGATAATTGGACACACGGGAGCCGTAACGGACAACGGAGGACACCATGCGGGTGGGATCTATCATCGGAACACTCTTGATCATCTGGCTGATCATCGGAGCCGTTGCTGCAGCACAGCGGGGTTACTTCGGCGGCGTTCCGGACTCCTGTGCCCAAGCCGGCACGGTGGCCGTGACAATAGTCGCCGGCCCGTTGAACTACACGGGACTCAACCCGAAGGTAGCCTGCGATATCCCTCAGCCGTCCCAGTAGACCGGCACCAGGGCGCTGGCCTGGCCGGCCCTTGGCTAGGCGTTGGCCAGTGCGGGCTCCGTCGGTTCCTGATGCCGGTGCCCCTTGGGCTTGCCGAACCTCAGGTACAGCGACGGAACCACGAACAGATTGAGCAGCGTCGAGGTCACCAGCCCGCCCAGGATCACCAGCGCCATGGGATGCTCGATCTCGTGGCCCGGAATGTTTCCCAGGACCACCAGCGGAACGAGCGCAAGCCCGGTGGCCAGTGTGGTCATCAGGATCGGCGAGAGCCGTTCCCCGGCGCCGCGCAGCACCAGCTCACGGCCGAACTTCATGCCCTCGTATTTCTCCAGGTGCTGGCAGTGGTTGATGAGCAGGATGCCGTTCCTTGCGGCGATGCCCATGACGGTCAGGAAGCCCACAATGGAGCCCAGCGACAGCACGCCTCCGCCGAGGAAGGCGGCGAACACACCGCCCACAAGGGCGATTGGCAGAGTGAGTATGACCAGTGTGGCCAGCCGCCAGCTTCCGAACGCGACCTGCAGGAGAAGGTAGATCACAGCCAGGGCCGCCAGGGCCAGGGTCAGGAGCACCCGGGTGGCCTCTTGCCGCTCCTCGAACTCGCCCTTGATTTCCGTATGGAAGCCCGGTGGAAGTTCCACCTGGGCGAGGCCCTGTTCCATCGCGGCGACCACAGTGCCCAGTGCCCCGTCCTTCACGTTGGCCTCGATGTCGATGCGCCGGGAGTGTTTATCACGCTCGATCACGTTCGGCGTGGGCTTCATCGTGATGTCCGCAACGTCGGCGAGGCGGATTTTTTGCCCGCTGGGGGTATCGATCGGCAGGTTCCGGATGCTGGTGATGTCGGAGCGGATACTCACGGGGCTCCATACGCGGACGTCGTAGGTCTTTCCGCCACGGTAGAGGTCACCCACTTCTTCACTGGCTACCAGCGTTGCCGCCGCCCGCCGGACGTCACCAGGTTTCAGCCCGTATTTCTGGGCGGTGGTCAGGTCTACCTCGACGTTGATCTGCGGCACGTCCACCTGCAGCGCCGTGTGCACGTCCACGGCGCCCTCGGTTCTGTCGAATATCCCTTGGATTTCCGCGGCTTTCTTGCGGAGGAGCGTCAGGTCGTCCCCGTAGAGGCGTACTACGACGGCGTTGCTGGCGCCGGTGAGAACCTCGCGGATCCTCTCCTTCAAGTAGGTCTGAACATCGCGGTGGATGCCGGGGTAGCCTTCCACCACTTCCTTGACGCTGGCGAGCGTTGCGTTATAGTCCGCGGCGGGGTCGATGCTGATCCAGTTTTCCCCAAAGTTGACGCCCACCACCTCATCGGCCGCGAAGGCCTGGCCGATGTGGGAGCCGCAGTTGCGCACCCCCTTGATGGTCAGGAGTTCTGCGCAGGCCTTCTGGCTGACCCGGTATTCCTCCTCCACGGATGTGCCGGGCTGTGTCACCCAGTGCATCAGGAAATCCCGTTCCTTGAAGTCAGGCAAAAGGGACTGCCCGAGCAAAGGCGCTGTGAGGGCACCGACCGCCGCCATGGCGCCGAAGACCAGGTATCCCGCTCGCGGACGCCGGACGATTTTGCCCAGGATCCAGCGGTAGCCGCGTTTGAGCACCCGCACAAGGGGCGGCTCCTGTTCCTTGAGCGGCACGTTGCGCATGAAGATCAGCGCCAGCGCCGGCGTAACCGTCAGGGCCACGAGCATGGATGCCAGCACCGCCAGTGTGTAGGAAACGGCCAGCGGTCTGAAGAAGGCACCCGTGAGTCCTTGGAGGAAGAAGATCGGTACCGCGGCGGCGATGATGATCAAAGTGGCGTAGATGATCGGTCCGCGGACCTCCAGCGAGGCCTCCAGCACCACGGAGGACGTGGACCGGGTTCCGCCCCCGGCCCGGTGCTGCCTCAACCTGCGGATGATGTTTTCGACGTCGATGATGGCGTCATCGACCACGACGCCGACGGCTATCACGAGTCCGGCCAGGACCATGGTGTTGACCGAGCTGCCGGTGAGATAGAGGACAGACGCCGCAGTCACGAGCGACAACGGGATGGCGATCAGGCTGATGAGGGCTGTCCGCCATTGGAAGAGGAAAGCTCCCAGCACCAGGACCACAAGGATGCAGCCGAGAAGGAGGGCGCGGCTGAGGTTGTCCAGGGACTCCTCAATGAAGCTGGCCGGCCGGAAAATCTCGGTATCGACCGTGATTCCGCTGAGTCCCGGCTGCATCTGCTGCAGCGCCTCCTCCACGCCCCTGGTGACCTCCAGTGTGTTGCCCCAGGGGAGCTTTTCTACGATGAGCATCAGACCCTCGCCCTGATTGATCACGGCGTCGCCGATGAGGGGCTGGTGGTCTTCCACCACGCTGGCAACATCGCCCAGGCGCAGCGGCGTGCCGTTCCGCTCCTCGATGGTGATCTCGGCGAGGTCTTTGGCCGTCGTGATGGGCAGCACGTGCCGGACCCCGAGCCGCTGGTTCGGTGTCCCGATGAAGCCGCCGGTGCCTACGACCGCACCCGGCGAGTATTTGAGCAGACCTGCGTCCAGCGCATCGGCGGTGACTTCCATAACCTGGTTCAGCGTGACGCCCTTGGCCTGCATCTTGTCCGGGATGACCTGCACCTGGAGCATTTCCTTTCGCTGACCCCAGATGGCCACATTCGCCACGCCCGGCACCCTCAGCAGGTGCGCGCGGATCTTCCAGTAGCTGATCATGGACATCTCAATCAGCGAGCGTTCATCCGATGTCAGGCCGATTTTCATGACCCGGCTGGTGGACGAGAGCGGCTGCAGCATCACCGGCGGTGCAGCCCAGGTGGGCAGCGTGGGTGTGACAGTCGCTATCCGTTCAGAGACGAGCTGGCGAGCCCTGATCAGGTCCGTGCCCGGCTCAAAAATGAGCACGATCGATGACAGCTGGGGCACTGACTTGGACCGCAGGTCCTCCAAGCGTTCGACGCCGTTCAGGGCATCTTCGAGCGGAACGGTCACCAACTGCTCCACTTCCGAAGCGGTCAGGCCAATGCAGATCGTCTGGATTTCGACCTTGGGCGGCGCAAATTCGGGAAAGACGTCCACGGAGGCTGTGCTGAGCTGGACGCCCCCGAACGCCATCATTCCTACGGCGATGGCCACCACCAGGGCCCGGAATTTCAGGCTGAACCCGACAATGCGGCGCATGTCAGTGCGCCGTGTTGAATTCGGCGCCGAACAGTTCCGCGGCGCCTACGGTGACAACGTCAGTTCCGGCTGCCGGGCCGGACCGGAGCCGGGCCACGTCGCCCGTAATCCGGTCCACCGTGACGGCTGCCCGGATGTACACGCGAGGTTCGGGATTGGTGTAGACCCAGGTCCCGCCGGAGGCATCATAGATCAATGCCCCGTAGGGGATCTGAAGGTCGCTGCCCGAGCCCTTCGTAACCTTCGCCGTCACCATGCCGAGCCGCTCCACGGCCTTGTCCGTCAGCGTCAGCCGGCTCCGGTCCGGGCCTGCCTGCACCTTGGTGGCCGCGGCCACCCCCTTCGTTGAGGCCCCAGACTTCACTTCGGCGCATCCTGCAAGTCCCACCGACACCATTGGCCAGGCCAGGACGAGATATAGACCCCAGACCAAGCCCCTAACGCCACCATTGCTTTTCATGACAATTCCGACCTCTCTTGCAGAACCGGTCCGTTGTTTATCACCAATGAGCTCCCCCAGTCCGTGTTGGCGGCCGGACCAAAGCGAAGGAACAGGATCGGCAGGATATAGAGGCTGAGGAGGGCCGAGGTGATGAGGCCACCCCAAACGATCAGTGCCAGCGGAAGCAGGATTCCCGCACCAACGGGCCCGCCCAGCAGTACCAGCGGCAAAAGCGCCAGGCCAGTAATGACTGCCGTCAATATTGTCGGCTGGAGTCGTTCGAACGCCGCCCGCTTCATGTGAAGCGCCGGCGGCGCCGACGGCGCCTGGGTTTGCAAGGACTGGTAGGTGCCCATCAGCATGACCACATCCCGGATTGCAAAGGCAAGAACGGCGGCCAGCGCCACCAGCATATACACCGAGCCGAAGCCACCCGCCAGGTCAGCCGCGATGACACCGCCGGACAAGGCGACCGGCAGCAGCACGAAGACCAGCGCTGCGAGCCGCCAGCTGCCAAGGACCGTCAGCAGCAAAATCAGGATGCCGACCGCCGCTGCCGCCGCCAGCCACCAGGTGAGTGCGCCGGCGGCCTGCTGTTCACCGTATTGCGGCGGAATCTCGGCGTGGTATTCCACCGGGAATTGCAGTCCTCTGATGGCGGCCTGGACCTCCTCGGTAACGTCGCCAAGGTTCCGGCCTTGAATATCGGCTACTACGTCCACCCGCCTTGACGTGTCGTCGTGGTGGATAACCGTCTGGTTCGGGCGGAGGGTGACCTTTGCAACGTCGCCCAGCCGAACATGCCCGCCTGCAGGCTTGTTGACCACCATGTCAGTGACGCTGGTCAGGCTGTTGCGCGTGGGCTGCGTACCCTTAACGATGACCTGGAACACTTTCTGGTTCTCGAACAGGTAGCCGACTTCAATGCCTTGGAGGACGGTGGCCGCCGCCCGTCTGACGTCGCCGGGCTTGATGCCTTCCTTTTTAGCGGCCGCCAGGTCCACCTCGATCTCGGCAACGGGCTGATCAACCGTGACATCCACGCGCGGGTCCACGATGCCGTCCGTGCCTGCCAGGATCTGGCGGATTTCGTCGGCCTTCTGGCGGAGAATCTCCAAGTCATCCCCGTAAACGCGCACCTTGAACTGGCGTTCGTCGGCCTGGCTGGCTGCGGAAACCTGCTGCTCCGGGTACGTGGTGACCTCGGCGGACAGGCCTGGATAGCCGTCCACAATCCCTCTGACGTCGGACCGGACCCTGGTGAAATTCGCACCTTCATCCATGGTCACCCAGAGCTCACCTGAACTAACATTCGATGAATTGTCCGACGTGATGGCCCTTCCTACATGGCCACCCACTGCGGAGACGCCTCGAACTGACCTCAGCTCTTCACTGGCGTTGGACATCACCCTGTTCATGACATCGGCGCCTGTGCCTGCGGCCGCTTCCCACTGAACGAGGATGGTGCGGCCAGGGACGGAAGCGACAATCGGCAGCTCCCTTGTGATCCCGGGAACGATCGCAATGACGGCGATGGCCATCACCGCCGCCGTTATCGCGACGACGGGAGCAAGGCCGTCGGTGAAGGACCGCGTGGACCGGCGATATCCGAGCTTCACCTTGCGGACAAACGGCAGGCTTCGCTTCTGCCTCTGGTGGCCGCGCAACAGCAGGCTAGCCAAGGCGGGCGTGACCGTCAGGGCGACGAGCATCGCAACCGCCGTGGCCAGCAGATAGGCCAGAACCAGGGGCTTCAGGAACGCCCCCTCGACCCCGGGAACGAACAGTGCCGGCGCCAGCGCCAGCAACGCGGCCAGGGCGGCGAAGAGGACGGGAACACGCGAACGCTGCAGCCCGTGAGCGAGCACGCCTTCCCGCGCCGCCTTGTCATTCGCAGCTTCCATTCGGAAGCTGTGGAGATCCGTAATAACATCCCCGATGACAACCAACAGGGCCAGGATCAGGCCGGCAAAAGCCATTGTATTGAGCACCGCACCCTGGACCTGCAGCACCAGTGCTGCAGCCATGGAGGCCACGGAGGTAGCAACAAACCCCAGAAGGGCATAGCGCCAGGACCTGAAGGCCAGTCCGATCGCGGCGGTCACCACCAGCAGGCTCACCAGCAGCGCCACGCCGAGATGGCTGACCGCGGCGTCAACGAAGGACGACGGGCGGAAAACTGTTGTGTCCACGGTGATACCCGTAAGACCCGGCTGAAGATCCTGAATGGTCTCTTCAATGTGCCGGGTGACTTCCATAACGCTCGTGTCCGGGAACTTTTCGATCACCAGCAACAGGCCGGGCGTCTTCCCCGTGACGGCATCGCCGATCAGGGGCTGGTGGTCCTCGATCAGAGTCGCGACATCGGCCAGAACAAGCGACGTATCTGCCGCGCCCTCGATGCTGACTTTGCCGAGGTCTGCGGGAGTCCGGATCGGAAGGACGTGCTGGATACCGATCCGCTGATTCGCCGACTCCAGGAATCCACCGGTGCCCGGCGTAGAGGCTTTCAGGAAGCTGAGCGGCGATACCCACACTGCATTGCCGGCCGTCTCAATCACCTGGTTGAGCGTCACGTTCTTTGCACGGAGATTTGCCGGATCCACTTGGACCTGCAGCTGCTGTTCGCGCTGACCGAAGATGGAGACGTTGGCTACCCCTGGAACCCCCATGAGCGCCGGTTTGATGTTCCAGCGGGCCAACACGGACATGTCCATTGGCGAGACCTTGTCCGAAGTGAGCTGGACCATCATGACGCGGCTCGTCGAGGACAGCGGCTGCATCAGCACCGGAGGAGCCGAGACATTCGGCAGGGCGGATGCCTGCGTCAGACGCTCCGCCACAAGCTGCCGTGCCCGGAAGATATCCGTGCCGGGTTCAAACACCATCTCAATCGATGACAGGCCCGGAACCGACGTGGAACGTATCTCATCCAGCCATGCAACCCCGTTGAGCAGGTTAGCCTCCATGGGCGAGGTGATGAGTTGTTCGACTTCCACGGCGGACAGCCCCAGTGCTTCTGTTTGAATTTCCACATGTGGCGGAGCAAATTCGGGAAGATTATCCACTGGCATCGACGGCAGGCTCGTTAGCCCGATCCCCAAAATGCCGGCCGCAGCGGCCAAAACGATTAAACGGAATTTAAGACTCCAGCGGACAAGCCAACCGGTCATATCCTCAGCCCCTGTCGCCATCGGCTCCGGCGGCGATGCCCTTGCCGATTACAGCTGCGCCTTATTCAGGAACGTCCGCATCGGCGTCGCTGCGAACGAATGCCGGGTCGCCTCCCTCACCCCTGCGCGTCCGCCGATTCCGCGGCGGACGCCGCTCAAAATGGCGACCGAGGCGGATCGGTGTCCAAGCCAGGAGTCGCTGACTCATGCTTACAGCCGGACCTTGGAAAAACCTTGGCGGTCCGAGGCATCCCTGCCCCTAAAGGTTCCCCAGATATCGGACTACCCACTTGCACGTCTACCTATAGTTGATATCGGAACCACAGAACGCCCGCGCCCACCTCTTCGAAATGGACTGCTGACATGGCTTACATCACCGTTGGAACCAAGAACACCACAGACATCGAGCTCTACTACGAAGACCATGGATCGGGCCAGGCCGTCGTCCTGATCCACGGCTACCCGCTGGACGGATCCTCCTGGGAGAAGCAGACCACGGCACTGCTTGCCGCCGGCTACCGGGTCATCACCTATGACCGCCGCGGCTTCGGGCAATCCAGCAAGACCACCGAAGGCTACGACTACGACACCTTCGCCGGAGACCTCAACACTCTCCTGAACACCCTCGATCTGAACGACGCCGTGCTGGTGGGATTCTCCATGGGCACCGGCGAGGTGGGGCGGTACCTTGGCACCTACGGCTCAGCCCGCGTTGCTAAGGCTGTGTTCATAGGCTCGCTGGAGCCCTACCTGCTGCAGGCCGAGGACAACCCAGGCGGCGTTCCACAGTCCGTATTCGACGGCCTCACCGAAGCCGTCACCGCTGACCGCTACGCGTTCTTCACCGAGTTCTTCAAGAACTTCTACAACAGCGAAACCTTCCTGGGCACACCGCGCCTGAGCCAGGAGGCCGTCAACGCCAGCTGGCATCTGGCCGCCGGAGCGGGTGCCACAGCCTCAGTGGCAGCTCAGCAAACCTGGCTGACGGATTTCCGCGCGGACATCCCCAAGATCGACGTCCCGTCGCTCATTTTGCACGGAACCGCTGACAACATCCTTCCGATTGACTCCACCGGGCGGCTTTTCGCCAAGGCGCTGCCCAGCGCCGAATATGTGGAGATCGACGGCGCCCCGCACGGCATGCTCTGGACGCACGCCGCCGAGGTCAACGACGCCCTGCTCGGCTTCCTCGGCAGGTAACATTCCGGCCGGCGACGCCCGTTCGGTGCGAGACGCCGATCCCGTGGATCAGACCGTCCGCCTCGGCTCCGGAAGAAACCGGACTATTTGGTCTTGCCCGGCAAAGCGTGCCTGAAGACCAGCGCCCAGGAGGAGCCAACCTGCTTGAGCAAGGGGCCGGTGGTGTAGGCGAGGCCGTAGCGCTGGCAGATCTCCCGAACCTTGGGTGCCACCTCGGCATAACGGTTGGACGGAAGGTCCGGGAAGAGGTGGTGCTCGATCTGGTGGGACAGGTTTCCGGTCATCAGGTGCATGAACTTGGATCCGGAGATGTTGGCCGAGCCGATCATCTGCCGGACGTACCAGTCCCCGCGGGTCTCCCCTTCCACCATGTCCTCGGTAAAGGTTTCGGCACCGTCGGGGAAGTGGCCGCAGAAGATCACTGCGTGCGCCCAGACGTTGCGCA
This genomic interval from Micrococcaceae bacterium Sec5.7 contains the following:
- a CDS encoding efflux RND transporter permease subunit, producing MATGAEDMTGWLVRWSLKFRLIVLAAAAGILGIGLTSLPSMPVDNLPEFAPPHVEIQTEALGLSAVEVEQLITSPMEANLLNGVAWLDEIRSTSVPGLSSIEMVFEPGTDIFRARQLVAERLTQASALPNVSAPPVLMQPLSSTSRVMMVQLTSDKVSPMDMSVLARWNIKPALMGVPGVANVSIFGQREQQLQVQVDPANLRAKNVTLNQVIETAGNAVWVSPLSFLKASTPGTGGFLESANQRIGIQHVLPIRTPADLGKVSIEGAADTSLVLADVATLIEDHQPLIGDAVTGKTPGLLLVIEKFPDTSVMEVTRHIEETIQDLQPGLTGITVDTTVFRPSSFVDAAVSHLGVALLVSLLVVTAAIGLAFRSWRYALLGFVATSVASMAAALVLQVQGAVLNTMAFAGLILALLVVIGDVITDLHSFRMEAANDKAAREGVLAHGLQRSRVPVLFAALAALLALAPALFVPGVEGAFLKPLVLAYLLATAVAMLVALTVTPALASLLLRGHQRQKRSLPFVRKVKLGYRRSTRSFTDGLAPVVAITAAVMAIAVIAIVPGITRELPIVASVPGRTILVQWEAAAGTGADVMNRVMSNASEELRSVRGVSAVGGHVGRAITSDNSSNVSSGELWVTMDEGANFTRVRSDVRGIVDGYPGLSAEVTTYPEQQVSAASQADERQFKVRVYGDDLEILRQKADEIRQILAGTDGIVDPRVDVTVDQPVAEIEVDLAAAKKEGIKPGDVRRAAATVLQGIEVGYLFENQKVFQVIVKGTQPTRNSLTSVTDMVVNKPAGGHVRLGDVAKVTLRPNQTVIHHDDTSRRVDVVADIQGRNLGDVTEEVQAAIRGLQFPVEYHAEIPPQYGEQQAAGALTWWLAAAAAVGILILLLTVLGSWRLAALVFVLLPVALSGGVIAADLAGGFGSVYMLVALAAVLAFAIRDVVMLMGTYQSLQTQAPSAPPALHMKRAAFERLQPTILTAVITGLALLPLVLLGGPVGAGILLPLALIVWGGLITSALLSLYILPILFLRFGPAANTDWGSSLVINNGPVLQERSELS
- a CDS encoding alpha/beta hydrolase — encoded protein: MAYITVGTKNTTDIELYYEDHGSGQAVVLIHGYPLDGSSWEKQTTALLAAGYRVITYDRRGFGQSSKTTEGYDYDTFAGDLNTLLNTLDLNDAVLVGFSMGTGEVGRYLGTYGSARVAKAVFIGSLEPYLLQAEDNPGGVPQSVFDGLTEAVTADRYAFFTEFFKNFYNSETFLGTPRLSQEAVNASWHLAAGAGATASVAAQQTWLTDFRADIPKIDVPSLILHGTADNILPIDSTGRLFAKALPSAEYVEIDGAPHGMLWTHAAEVNDALLGFLGR